One genomic window of Luteitalea pratensis includes the following:
- a CDS encoding winged helix-turn-helix domain-containing protein yields MDPSSFRYVFGAFQLDAADNVLLRQGQPVPLTPKAFDTLVVLVARHGRLVPKDELVALVWPDTFVEENNLAQNIAALRRALGEGTSDERFIETVPKRGYRFVAPVTEVRPLGAAPALDRIVRRCLEKSPAQRFQSVSELRAALEDTRAQLAADRPAQQASIAVLPFANMNPDKDSAYFGDGLAEEIINALAQVPGLKVTARTSAFAFRGKEHDITAIAEALRVGTVLEGSVRRSGNRIRVTAQLINAADGCHLWSDRYDREMTEVFELQDEIAQAIAQSLHDKLTPQAPPRRYQPTPSAYEDFLKARYYLAQLTPEALSRSRVLLERAIASDPDFALARQHLSHHFLLQALWGGTSAHESMPLARRWALEALACDPSLSQAHAILGVIAGMYDYDWLEQDRQFQLALARDPVSSDVDAHHGVHCLLLTNRAAAGVRALTRALERDPLNLVFRVQRAICLDAAGEIDAADAELRQVVELNEQCGPAAEWLAVHGAFRGRWQYAAGHAQRAFTLAGQQTRFAGLLAGILQRTGDTDGANRLIATLGNGDGYGAPVEFMFFMLLQSRLDEAAAWAEKAIEQRDGYLLVLLSTCAGLALRSSPHWSRLAALLKLEPPTDHGVQSA; encoded by the coding sequence ATGGATCCATCGAGCTTCCGTTACGTCTTCGGAGCATTTCAGCTCGACGCCGCAGACAACGTACTCCTGCGCCAGGGTCAACCAGTGCCCCTGACGCCGAAGGCGTTCGACACGCTGGTCGTCCTGGTGGCCCGCCACGGACGGCTGGTACCCAAGGACGAACTGGTGGCGCTCGTGTGGCCGGATACCTTCGTCGAGGAGAACAACCTCGCACAAAACATCGCCGCTCTGCGGCGGGCGCTCGGGGAGGGAACCTCCGACGAGCGGTTCATCGAGACCGTTCCGAAGCGCGGGTACCGCTTCGTCGCCCCGGTAACCGAGGTGCGGCCACTGGGGGCTGCACCGGCCCTCGATCGGATCGTCCGTCGCTGTCTCGAGAAGTCCCCGGCGCAGCGGTTCCAGTCGGTGAGCGAACTCCGGGCCGCGCTGGAGGACACCCGCGCGCAACTCGCGGCGGACCGGCCCGCGCAACAGGCGTCGATTGCCGTCCTCCCGTTTGCCAACATGAACCCGGACAAGGACAGCGCGTACTTCGGCGATGGCCTGGCCGAGGAGATCATCAACGCGCTGGCCCAGGTGCCGGGCCTGAAGGTCACGGCCCGCACTTCCGCGTTCGCGTTCCGCGGCAAGGAACACGACATCACGGCGATTGCCGAGGCGCTGCGGGTGGGGACAGTGCTCGAAGGCAGCGTCCGCCGATCAGGCAACCGGATCCGCGTCACCGCTCAGCTCATCAACGCGGCCGACGGCTGCCATCTCTGGTCGGATCGCTACGACCGCGAGATGACCGAGGTCTTCGAACTCCAGGACGAGATCGCCCAGGCCATCGCGCAGAGCCTGCACGACAAGCTGACACCACAAGCCCCGCCTCGCCGCTATCAGCCGACGCCGTCGGCCTATGAGGACTTCCTGAAAGCGCGCTACTACCTCGCCCAGCTCACTCCCGAAGCCTTGTCGCGCTCGCGTGTCCTGCTCGAACGAGCGATTGCGAGCGACCCCGACTTCGCGTTGGCACGGCAGCACCTCAGTCACCACTTCCTGCTGCAGGCGCTCTGGGGCGGCACGTCGGCGCATGAGTCGATGCCCCTGGCACGCCGTTGGGCCCTCGAGGCCCTGGCGTGCGACCCGTCGCTGTCCCAAGCGCACGCCATTCTGGGTGTGATCGCCGGGATGTACGACTACGACTGGCTCGAACAGGATCGGCAGTTCCAGTTGGCGCTGGCGCGTGACCCGGTCTCGTCGGACGTCGACGCGCATCATGGCGTCCATTGCCTGCTCCTGACCAACCGCGCCGCCGCCGGCGTCAGGGCACTGACCCGGGCACTCGAGCGCGACCCGCTCAACCTGGTGTTCCGCGTCCAGCGCGCCATCTGCCTCGACGCCGCGGGCGAGATCGACGCGGCGGATGCGGAACTGCGTCAGGTGGTCGAGTTGAACGAGCAGTGCGGTCCCGCTGCCGAGTGGCTTGCCGTGCACGGCGCGTTCAGGGGCCGTTGGCAGTATGCGGCAGGCCATGCCCAACGCGCGTTCACGTTGGCCGGACAGCAGACGCGGTTCGCGGGCTTGCTCGCGGGCATCCTGCAGCGCACCGGCGACACGGACGGCGCCAACCGCCTGATAGCGACGCTCGGCAACGGCGACGGCTACGGTGCTCCTGTCGAGTTCATGTTCTTCATGCTGCTGCAGTCGAGACTCGACGAGGCCGCGGCCTGGGCCGAAAAGGCGATCGAACAGCGCGACGGCTACCTGCTCGTGCTCCTGTCGACGTGCGCGGGACTGGCATTGCGATCGAGTCCGCACTGGAGCCGGTTGGCGGCGCTGCTCAAACTCGAGCCGCCGACAGACCACGGGGTGCAGTCGGCCTGA
- a CDS encoding autorepressor SdpR family transcription factor: MKAPDQAFRALADDTRRSILRLLRDGPLTSGEIADRFDSTWPTISRHLAVLREAGFVVTERHGQEIRYELNSSVFEDLVQHLIEWTRPSSRGGARRVPRPARPRQQEG, encoded by the coding sequence GTGAAAGCCCCCGATCAGGCATTCCGTGCACTGGCCGACGACACTCGACGCTCCATCCTCCGGTTGCTGAGGGATGGACCCTTGACGTCGGGGGAAATCGCCGATCGCTTCGACTCGACCTGGCCGACGATCTCGCGGCACCTCGCGGTGCTCCGGGAGGCTGGCTTCGTGGTCACGGAGCGTCACGGCCAGGAGATCCGCTACGAGTTGAACTCGTCGGTGTTCGAAGACCTCGTCCAGCACCTGATCGAGTGGACCCGCCCCAGTTCGCGCGGTGGCGCTCGTCGCGTTCCCAGGCCCGCGCGGCCTCGTCAGCAGGAGGGGTGA
- a CDS encoding SdpI family protein, whose protein sequence is MRALGSSLDRVVLAGHAFGLVALYRGLPLQVPPSLHVANGTVWLGAPMVAFLLPAAVTLTDRLLRGLYLAPEGGEPGAHADAIYDAIMLRVSLLVIATHGVILLGLLGVLSGRSWAAVLVPAMLGATMISVGNILPRTRPNLAIGLRTGRTLADRAVWMRAHRSLGYVMVGCGAAIIASAIAIPRPVGPAMILLAGPGAFAASWLLLRRRERHARI, encoded by the coding sequence ATGCGCGCACTAGGCTCGTCACTGGATCGCGTGGTCCTCGCCGGGCACGCCTTCGGCCTCGTCGCCCTGTATCGGGGCCTGCCCTTGCAGGTACCGCCGTCACTGCACGTGGCCAACGGCACCGTCTGGCTGGGCGCACCCATGGTGGCGTTCCTGCTCCCGGCCGCCGTGACGCTGACCGACCGACTGCTCCGGGGGTTGTACTTGGCCCCGGAGGGCGGCGAGCCAGGCGCCCACGCGGACGCCATCTACGACGCCATCATGCTCCGCGTGAGTCTCCTGGTCATCGCCACTCACGGCGTCATCCTCCTTGGCCTGCTCGGCGTCCTGTCCGGTCGATCGTGGGCGGCCGTGCTCGTGCCAGCGATGCTGGGAGCGACGATGATCAGCGTCGGGAACATTCTTCCGAGGACTCGTCCGAATCTCGCGATCGGCCTGAGAACCGGGCGGACACTCGCGGACCGTGCAGTGTGGATGAGGGCACATCGGTCGCTGGGATACGTGATGGTGGGATGTGGCGCCGCCATCATCGCCTCGGCCATTGCGATACCGCGTCCAGTGGGTCCTGCCATGATCCTGCTCGCGGGTCCTGGCGCATTCGCCGCGAGCTGGCTGCTGCTCCGCAGGCGCGAACGCCATGCGCGTATCTGA
- a CDS encoding alpha/beta fold hydrolase, with translation MRVSDARRPGTVSRLFRAVVRSFLVVVALAAFSAATYEHVGAWRDGRILKQVGRSVDIGGRTLNIHCAGDGRPTVVLVSGGTAPGYVWTPSQRGITAFTRACWYDRADIGWSDSGPDPAWGRQAAQDLHRLVEAAGLPRPFVLVGASFGGYVIRLYHDAHPGEVSGMVFVDAALEDAGTIRGMPHRDRPPLPRSVIRGLSMVLGRLGMIRFMAADSGPAPHPWSAAEWDVLARLRRQRKVLLADAQMGPGRATADQVRSAGGLEDMPLIVLTQGKPIPDARSVEAGVRRGWVDLQRQFAERSRRGRQMLVPNAGHGIPVEAPEAVIAAVREIVTTVRQGVD, from the coding sequence ATGCGCGTATCTGACGCGCGCAGGCCCGGGACGGTGTCGCGGCTGTTTCGCGCTGTCGTCAGGTCTTTCCTCGTGGTCGTCGCCCTTGCTGCCTTCAGTGCCGCGACGTACGAGCATGTCGGTGCATGGCGCGACGGCCGGATCCTGAAACAGGTCGGACGCTCGGTCGATATCGGTGGACGCACCCTGAACATCCATTGTGCAGGGGATGGCAGGCCCACCGTGGTCCTCGTCAGCGGTGGCACTGCGCCCGGTTACGTCTGGACACCCAGTCAGCGGGGCATCACCGCATTCACGCGGGCGTGCTGGTACGACCGCGCCGACATCGGCTGGAGTGACTCAGGGCCCGATCCGGCATGGGGGAGGCAGGCAGCGCAGGATCTCCATCGGCTGGTCGAGGCCGCAGGGCTGCCGCGGCCGTTCGTCCTGGTCGGCGCCTCCTTTGGCGGCTACGTCATTCGCCTCTATCACGACGCACATCCGGGCGAGGTATCCGGGATGGTGTTTGTCGATGCGGCGCTCGAGGATGCCGGGACGATCAGGGGCATGCCCCATCGCGACAGGCCGCCGCTTCCGCGGTCGGTGATCCGCGGCCTCTCGATGGTCCTGGGACGACTCGGCATGATTCGGTTCATGGCCGCCGACTCGGGGCCAGCCCCGCACCCGTGGAGCGCGGCGGAGTGGGACGTGCTGGCGCGGCTCAGGCGACAGCGCAAGGTCCTGCTCGCCGACGCGCAAATGGGACCGGGAAGAGCCACGGCCGATCAGGTTCGATCGGCGGGAGGCCTCGAAGACATGCCGCTCATCGTGTTGACCCAGGGCAAGCCGATCCCCGATGCCCGGTCCGTCGAGGCTGGCGTCCGGCGTGGATGGGTCGATCTGCAACGGCAGTTCGCCGAGCGGTCGAGGAGAGGCCGCCAGATGCTCGTGCCCAACGCCGGACACGGCATCCCTGTCGAAGCGCCGGAAGCGGTGATCGCTGCGGTGCGCGAGATTGTGACGACGGTACGGCAAGGGGTCGACTGA